Within Haematobia irritans isolate KBUSLIRL chromosome 2, ASM5000362v1, whole genome shotgun sequence, the genomic segment gtcaaaactttatttctatagaaaattttgtgaaaattttatttctataaaaaaatttgttaaaattttatttctatagaaaattttgtcaacatttcatttctatagaaaattttgtcaaactgaattatatatgtatttaatcgatctttttttattttatttaatatatacaacttaagtaattcgattgtggatgacagtgtttagaagaagtttctacgcaatccatggtggagggtacataagcttcggtctggccgatcttacggccgtacatacttgtttatgATTTGTATGAAACGTTggacctcaaatatttccaaaaatttgcatTGAAAAACTAggtttaaattacccattaaaaatgtgaaaaaaaacgcgtgttataaaaaattgaattacaagAACTTCgtgtgtaattaaaataaagaataaagtTGTATCTTTAgaacgattttcaaaaatttttgctgggtacttcatACCTTCTGGAACGCAAAAGACTTTTATGAGATGGTAGTATGGTAAGAAATAAGGTACCTATTTTTTCAGCCCATGCAATGATCAACGATTGTTTCAAGGCCAATTTTGAAAGCATGAGttctaatataaaaattaaaaaaaaaaaaaaacaaattaatgttaattaaatttattaaaaataatttaaaaatttattaaaaattgcccTTCAGTCTCTTTTAATTTCAAGCACAAATCCCACTTTGGCATAATTTCACATTGTTCCCAATATTCActgtaaatgtttcacatatcattcatagaaattttccccaaagcatatggaGGCTTGGCACGTGTTTTAACATAAAACAATCCCGCCTTTGGTTGTGATGGTTCACCACCCATTCGATATTCTCTGGCATCCATACTATCACAATCCCATTTGGGTTTTCGACTTCGACAGCGTATGCCCCAAAATCCTTTGTCCGATATTATAGATTCGGCAAACATTCGATAGGCCCGTATATGAGAGCAACCAACGTAATAGCATTTTCTTTGATAATTTCCATAATTTGGATAGAATGTGGCATTTCCTGTGGGTTCTAGGAAACCCAAATTGCGACTTGTCTGTATACTCTCGACATACTTTGCATCTGTGGGATCTATACGAAATTCGGTGGGACGTCTACGAAATTTTGGTCCAGCTGGATCTAAAGCGAATATAGTGTTATAACGTTTAGGCCAACTTCGTTTTCCTGCTGCTCCAGCAATTTGAGCACCCAGAGAATGACCAATTAAGTAAATGTCATTATAGTTAACTTTGCctctttcatacaaaaattgagtAAATCTTGCCAAATATGCTCCAAAAGCTTCGATAAGTCGCACCACTCGAAAGTAATTGATATTCGCAGCATTGGCACTCCAATCGGCAACTATGACATTATAATCGCCTCTCTTGAGATAGGCATTTTTAACATCTAAATTGAAGGAACCACGTGATTGACTCATCCAACCATGAATGATGATCCTGGAAAGAGAAAATGGTAGTGTTCattaagaatttttattttttttgagttagctcAGAAGCGTCTGAATCGATAGGAACTAATTATTCTGTATCAATTTACTTTATAGTGttacaaaaaaacttaattttgtgattaaaaTTAAGTACCTCAATAAGTATACTTGCTTGGAGACGGGGAACCTTGGGATTTCCCGCTTGTCTTAATCTTAACATAAGGCGAAAAGGAATGTTCAGCTTTTGGTATGTGGCcagaaaattatctatttctttttaaattaactCATGCAATTTACTTGCAAAACATGTAAAATACCATCCAAAtctgtccagatttagatataactcccatatatatgtatcacctcaccacacccagagaaggaatatgatcacctcaaacatgttttaagagcaaaatgttatttttgggtggtgaccatgtaacatggtttt encodes:
- the LOC142226310 gene encoding phospholipase A1 2-like; the protein is MKLLHALLILLCLKAKNLSLACNDAREIDYHNDYNDHYDDGDVASYGLSELREPGVHERVHFPDEDDDADFHEWNKCDQYLSKPRGLKKYLDFSFLRKFFRNLVPFAMPKLQMNFYLFKRNFPDCGREINMDDDSIYTSGLNASHPTRIIIHGWMSQSRGSFNLDVKNAYLKRGDYNVIVADWSANAANINYFRVVRLIEAFGAYLARFTQFLYERGKVNYNDIYLIGHSLGAQIAGAAGKRSWPKRYNTIFALDPAGPKFRRRPTEFRIDPTDAKYVESIQTSRNLGFLEPTGNATFYPNYGNYQRKCYYVGCSHIRAYRMFAESIISDKGFWGIRCRSRKPKWDCDSMDAREYRMGGEPSQPKAGLFYVKTRAKPPYALGKISMNDM